One window of Polyangiaceae bacterium genomic DNA carries:
- a CDS encoding GNAT family N-acetyltransferase, translating into MTQPLREIKGRESANARPLGFGGEARWFTVSTGLALWFTRAMHEAPAPSKIRVVGLQDIHLDPVLEIEQLCKAQHHHHGVTEAALPVRSLRDIAQLPRKHNVRVAEADEHIAGYGAWRDEEPGVGYIEELAVHPDYQEHPVGSAILDKIREEARAAGIKYLAVRAWSSSPTSKDYFLTQHFLPVPADAPDEVKTWKELQSAAGPLLADGQVLLYALVS; encoded by the coding sequence ATGACGCAGCCATTGCGCGAGATCAAGGGCCGCGAAAGCGCGAACGCTCGCCCCCTTGGGTTTGGGGGTGAGGCGCGCTGGTTCACGGTTTCAACCGGCCTCGCGCTCTGGTTTACTCGCGCCATGCACGAAGCGCCTGCACCTTCCAAGATCCGTGTCGTTGGACTCCAAGACATTCACCTCGACCCAGTGCTGGAGATAGAGCAGCTCTGCAAAGCCCAACACCACCATCACGGCGTGACGGAAGCGGCGCTGCCGGTGCGCAGTCTACGAGACATCGCTCAGCTCCCTCGTAAGCACAACGTGCGCGTCGCGGAAGCAGATGAACACATCGCGGGCTACGGAGCGTGGCGTGACGAGGAGCCGGGCGTGGGCTACATCGAAGAGCTCGCCGTACACCCCGACTACCAGGAGCACCCCGTCGGCAGCGCGATCCTGGATAAGATCCGCGAGGAAGCGCGTGCCGCAGGCATCAAGTACCTGGCAGTACGCGCCTGGTCAAGCTCTCCGACCTCGAAGGACTACTTCCTGACCCAGCACTTCCTCCCGGTCCCCGCAGACGCTCCGGACGAAGTGAAGACCTGGAAGGAGCTCCAGAGCGCCGCCGGACCGTTGCTCGCCGACGGCCAAGTCTTGCTCTACGCCCTCGTCAGCTGA
- a CDS encoding fatty acid desaturase — translation MLVKHPADRRTLLWTLVLTPGLAVLHYVRPDLAWWLFPASMYFAVSCAVIAHNHMHRPTLKSKLGNRLFSHWISIFYGYPVFAWTPTHNLNHHRYLNKHGDATITWRFTNKHNALVAGTYFFVSAYYQGFWIKDYIRQAKQKNPALYRRILTQYTVTYGAHLLLAGLAIALFGVAAGIKVYALSLGIPAFFALWTVMLFNYTQHVHTDPWSELNHSRNFTGKLLNFLLFGNGYHTVHHNKANLHWADAAAAHDLIKDQIDPRLCHRSMWWFFFQQHVLALFVPRLGTVQVGRAPFDCPEEERHEDAPDVVDLSPGAEAVAGGSI, via the coding sequence ATGTTGGTTAAGCACCCCGCAGATCGTCGCACGCTGCTTTGGACCTTGGTGCTCACGCCAGGGCTCGCAGTGTTGCACTACGTTCGCCCCGACCTCGCTTGGTGGCTGTTCCCCGCGAGCATGTACTTCGCCGTGAGCTGCGCCGTCATCGCGCACAACCACATGCACCGGCCGACGCTCAAGTCGAAGCTAGGCAATCGCCTGTTCTCCCACTGGATATCCATTTTCTACGGCTACCCAGTGTTCGCCTGGACGCCGACGCACAACCTGAACCACCACCGCTATCTCAACAAGCACGGTGACGCGACCATTACCTGGCGCTTCACCAACAAGCACAACGCCCTCGTGGCGGGCACGTACTTCTTTGTGTCGGCGTACTACCAGGGCTTCTGGATCAAGGACTACATTCGCCAGGCGAAGCAGAAGAACCCGGCGCTGTACCGACGCATCCTGACCCAATACACCGTCACGTACGGCGCACATCTGTTGCTAGCCGGTTTGGCTATCGCACTCTTCGGAGTTGCCGCGGGGATCAAAGTCTACGCGCTCTCCTTGGGGATCCCGGCGTTCTTCGCGCTGTGGACCGTGATGCTGTTCAACTACACCCAGCACGTCCACACCGACCCCTGGTCGGAGCTGAATCACTCGCGGAACTTCACGGGGAAGCTGCTGAACTTCCTGCTCTTTGGAAACGGCTATCACACCGTGCACCACAACAAGGCCAACTTGCATTGGGCAGACGCCGCAGCCGCTCACGACTTGATCAAGGACCAAATCGACCCTCGGCTCTGCCACAGAAGCATGTGGTGGTTCTTCTTCCAACAGCACGTGCTGGCTTTGTTCGTGCCGAGGCTCGGAACAGTTCAGGTTGGACGGGCTCCGTTCGATTGCCCCGAGGAAGAGCGTCATGAAGATGCTCCCGATGTGGTGGATCTCAGCCCTGGAGCGGAAGCCGTTGCAGGAGGTTCGATCTGA
- a CDS encoding sterol desaturase family protein: MAVFDFTDEFQRTVDRWDGTIGPPSAENRKLNRIRVYKNGFVEHVLASSHPLLPGVWFGWAVVYGGFLTLSSAPGRGGRVWLFAGGVLGFSLLEYLLHRFAFHWDPGDDRRAKVRLFLMHGLHHEFPNDKRRLVAPPLMSWPIAAILFALYWLLLDRNSAFVLFGGTCAGYLAYDWIHYYTHHFRSPKTRVGKLLRRAHAVHHFKLPLLNMGISSPLWDWVFGTFAWSEETMRAALRETKAAEAESDAAERREPARAGVGRSGGHRSAEISSAE; the protein is encoded by the coding sequence ATGGCTGTCTTCGATTTCACGGACGAGTTTCAGCGTACAGTTGATCGGTGGGATGGAACCATTGGGCCACCCAGCGCAGAGAACCGAAAGCTGAATCGGATCCGAGTCTACAAGAACGGGTTCGTCGAGCACGTGCTCGCGAGTTCTCACCCGCTGCTGCCCGGAGTGTGGTTTGGCTGGGCAGTCGTTTATGGGGGCTTCCTCACCCTCTCATCAGCTCCCGGGCGCGGCGGCCGTGTTTGGCTCTTTGCAGGCGGCGTCCTGGGATTCAGCCTGCTCGAGTACCTGCTGCATCGCTTCGCGTTTCACTGGGATCCGGGCGATGATCGGCGCGCCAAGGTGCGGCTCTTCTTGATGCATGGGTTGCATCACGAGTTTCCAAACGACAAGCGACGACTGGTGGCTCCGCCGTTGATGAGCTGGCCGATTGCCGCCATCTTGTTCGCTCTGTACTGGCTGTTGCTTGATAGAAACAGCGCCTTCGTGCTCTTCGGTGGGACCTGCGCCGGCTACCTGGCATACGATTGGATCCACTACTACACCCACCATTTCCGTAGCCCGAAGACTCGCGTCGGCAAGCTCCTGCGTCGCGCCCACGCCGTGCATCACTTCAAGCTGCCGCTGCTCAACATGGGGATCAGCTCGCCGCTCTGGGACTGGGTGTTCGGCACGTTCGCCTGGTCGGAGGAGACGATGCGAGCCGCCCTTCGTGAGACGAAAGCCGCCGAGGCAGAGAGCGATGCGGCAGAACGCCGCGAACCGGCGCGAGCCGGGGTGGGGCGCTCAGGGGGCCATCGTTCGGCGGAGATCAGCTCCGCCGAGTGA
- a CDS encoding Uma2 family endonuclease: protein MTAPAKKRATYQDVLDAPPNMVAEVLLGELHLSPRPARRHGKAASTLGMELGGAFERGRGGPGGWVIFDEPELHLGEDILVPDLGGWRTERFPLGADEEAYFVTPPDWVCEVLSPSTSRYDRTDKLTIYARERIPYVWLVDPRERTLECYVLEGSAWKLVGSHRDSAVVRAPPFEVFNLELGALWLPEA, encoded by the coding sequence GTGACAGCACCCGCGAAGAAGCGCGCGACGTATCAGGACGTGCTCGACGCGCCACCCAACATGGTGGCTGAAGTGCTGCTCGGGGAGCTTCACCTGAGCCCGCGTCCGGCGCGGCGCCACGGAAAGGCGGCCTCGACCCTAGGGATGGAGCTTGGCGGCGCCTTCGAGCGCGGACGTGGCGGCCCAGGGGGTTGGGTGATTTTCGATGAGCCCGAGCTTCACCTTGGGGAAGACATCTTGGTCCCAGATCTCGGCGGCTGGCGCACCGAACGATTCCCGCTGGGGGCTGATGAAGAGGCGTACTTCGTGACTCCTCCTGACTGGGTTTGCGAAGTGCTCAGCCCGAGCACGTCTCGCTATGATCGGACGGATAAGCTCACGATCTATGCCCGCGAACGGATCCCCTACGTCTGGCTGGTCGATCCGCGGGAGCGCACCTTGGAGTGTTACGTCTTGGAAGGCTCGGCGTGGAAGCTCGTGGGGAGTCATCGAGATTCCGCGGTTGTCCGAGCCCCGCCGTTTGAAGTCTTCAACCTGGAGCTGGGCGCGTTGTGGCTCCCTGAAGCCTAG